Proteins co-encoded in one Corylus avellana chromosome ca9, CavTom2PMs-1.0 genomic window:
- the LOC132162163 gene encoding dirigent protein 22-like encodes MAKNLPKVTPTFLILFTILSFSTFSATGKNHSFSRTLSPAKLGLKREKLSHLHFYFHDAVGGRNPTAVRVAEAPMTNTSSTSFGGVLVMDDPLTEQPELSSKLVGRAQGIYASASQSEVGLLMALNFAFMEGKYNGSTLSVLGRNTILSAVRELPIVGGSGLFRFARGYAHARTYTFDEKAQNAIVEYNVYVFHY; translated from the coding sequence ATGGCCAAAAACCTCCCAAAAGTCACTCCCACCTTCCTCATTCTGTTCACTATCCTCTCCTTCTCAACCTTTTCCGCCACCGGAAAGAACCACAGCTTCTCGAGAACTTTATCTCCGGCGAAacttgggctcaaaagagaaaaactgaGCCACCTTCACTTCTACTTCCACGACGCCGTTGGCGGGCGAAACCCAACGGCCGTGAGAGTTGCCGAGGCCCCCATGACAAACACGTCCTCGACGAGTTTTGGTGGCGTGTTGGTGATGGATGACCCCTTGACCGAGCAGCCGGAGTTGAGCTCCAAACTCGTCGGAAGAGCGCAAGGAATATATGCATCTGCTTCGCAAAGTGAGGTGGGGTTGTTAATGGCATTGAACTTTGCTTTCATGGAGGGTAAGTATAATGGTAGCACTCTCAGTGTACTGGGGCGTAACACTATCTTGTCGGCGGTGAGGGAGTTGCCGATCGTCGGAGGGAGCGGCCTTTTCCGGTTCGCACGTGGGTATGCTCATGCAAGGACTTACACATTTGACGAGAAAGCTCAGAATGCTATCGTGGAGTACAATGTCTATGTCTTCCATTATTGA
- the LOC132192301 gene encoding dirigent protein 22-like, whose translation MARTLQKLNLIFLILFIMTIFSFSASSTTAGSFSRTLSPAKLGLKREKLSHLHFYFHDIRTGRNTTAVRVAKAPTTNTSATTFGDVVMIDDLLTERPEPSSKFVGRVQGVYASASQTEVGLLMVLNFAFMEGKYNGSTLTVLGRNPISSTVRELPIVGGSGLFRFARGYAHAKTHTFNMRTMNAVVEYNLYVLHY comes from the coding sequence ATGGCAAGAACCCTCCAAAAACTCAATCTCATCTTCCTCATTCTGTTCATCATGACTATCTTCTCCTTCTCGGCCTCCTCCACCACCGCCGGCAGCTTCTCAAGAACCTTATCTCCGGCGAAACTTGGGCTCAAGCGAGAGAAACTGAGCCACCTCCACTTCTACTTCCACGACATCCGTACCGGGCGAAACACAACAGCCGTGAGAGTTGCCAAGGCCCCCACGACAAACACTTCTGCGACAACTTTTGGTGACGTGGTGATGATAGATGACCTATTGACCGAGCGGCCTGAGCCGAGCTCCAAATTCGTGGGAAGAGTGCAAGGAGTATATGCTTCTGCTTCGCAAACTGAGGTGGGTTTGTTAATGGTGCTCAACTTTGCTTTCATGGAGGGTAAGTATAATGGTAGCACCCTCACTGTATTGGGGCGTAACCCTATCTCGTCGACGGTGAGGGAGTTGCCGATTGTTGGTGGGAGCGGGCTTTTCCGGTTCGCACGTGGGTATGCTCATGCCAAAACTCACACGTTTAACATGAGAACTATGAATGCTGTTGTGGAGTATAATCTCTATGTCTTACATTATTAA